A single Halobellus ruber DNA region contains:
- a CDS encoding DUF7567 family protein, protein MTLEVLDRHSEALFEFLWCPVCGQEVFTHIPFEGVFCKNCNTQVELQESRETRGYEEAVLACFDSTTAWNLHVDEKLRRDLPDGSARVKILGAPGAYKVDWWSPAPGEDWEPVERGEFDGVEEPDEVSHLA, encoded by the coding sequence ATGACCCTCGAAGTACTTGACCGACACAGCGAGGCACTGTTCGAGTTCCTCTGGTGTCCCGTCTGCGGGCAGGAGGTCTTCACTCACATCCCCTTCGAGGGGGTGTTCTGCAAGAACTGCAACACCCAGGTCGAACTCCAAGAATCCCGAGAGACGCGCGGCTACGAGGAGGCCGTGCTCGCCTGCTTCGACTCTACCACGGCCTGGAACCTCCACGTCGACGAGAAACTGCGCCGCGATCTGCCTGATGGGTCGGCCCGCGTGAAGATCCTCGGTGCACCGGGGGCCTACAAAGTCGACTGGTGGAGTCCAGCACCGGGAGAAGACTGGGAGCCAGTCGAGCGTGGTGAATTCGACGGCGTGGAGGAACCAGACGAGGTGTCACATCTCGCGTAG